Proteins encoded in a region of the Clostridium beijerinckii genome:
- a CDS encoding TetR/AcrR family transcriptional regulator: MKNSNDTKQKLIDVTRQMIDTSGVDSVSMRDLGKETNLSRSAVYVYFKNKDDLLAAIVTENFDTLKNRISKLIGEINNPKKLVYEVLYAFYDFGIKNQEHYPLMFRKQWNKEQYPTLHISAIEVFALLYECLEKAHEQKCTVNKSPKQLTAMASSFILGLVELNSTGHLEPEKGLDDPTDLINSFVDVIFI; this comes from the coding sequence ATGAAAAATAGTAATGATACAAAACAAAAATTGATTGATGTCACAAGGCAAATGATTGATACAAGTGGTGTTGATTCGGTTAGTATGCGTGACCTTGGAAAAGAAACGAATTTATCTAGAAGTGCAGTTTATGTATATTTTAAAAATAAAGATGATTTACTTGCAGCCATTGTGACTGAAAATTTTGATACGCTAAAAAACCGTATTTCAAAATTAATTGGAGAAATAAATAATCCTAAAAAACTTGTTTATGAAGTCTTATATGCATTTTATGATTTTGGCATAAAGAATCAAGAGCATTATCCATTAATGTTCCGCAAGCAATGGAATAAGGAGCAATATCCTACCCTGCACATTTCAGCCATTGAAGTATTTGCACTCTTGTATGAATGTTTGGAAAAAGCTCATGAACAAAAATGTACTGTTAATAAATCGCCGAAACAATTAACCGCAATGGCATCTTCATTTATTCTTGGTCTTGTTGAGCTTAACTCTACTGGGCATCTAGAACCAGAAAAAGGATTAGATGATCCGACTGATTTAATTAATTCATTTGTAGATGTTATTTTTATTTAA
- the murI gene encoding glutamate racemase, with protein sequence MKIGFFDSGIGGITVLYDTLKVLPNEDYIYYADTSNVPYGPKPKDEVKKYILNAIDFIVKQGVKAVVIACNTATSVAIEELRSKYSIPIIGMEPAVKPAIEKNKDMNKRVLVTATALTLKEEKLHNLIYKLDNEHVVDLLPLPGLVQFSEKLEFDEEIVLPYLKDELFKFDLNNYEAIVLGCTHFSYYKDMVRKLVPSNVSIIDGNIGTAKNLKRILKEMNLLNEGHGNITFYNSGIIVEDKAELDRYNRLFKRMDNINEYN encoded by the coding sequence ATGAAAATAGGTTTTTTTGATTCAGGTATCGGTGGTATTACTGTATTATATGATACGTTAAAAGTGTTACCTAATGAAGATTATATATATTATGCAGATACATCAAATGTTCCATATGGACCAAAACCAAAAGATGAAGTTAAAAAGTATATTTTAAATGCTATAGATTTTATTGTTAAACAAGGAGTTAAGGCAGTAGTTATTGCTTGTAATACTGCTACAAGTGTGGCAATAGAGGAGTTGAGAAGTAAATATAGCATTCCGATTATTGGTATGGAGCCTGCAGTAAAGCCCGCTATTGAGAAAAACAAAGATATGAATAAACGAGTTTTGGTAACTGCTACTGCTTTGACGTTAAAGGAAGAAAAATTACATAATCTTATTTATAAATTAGATAACGAACATGTTGTTGACTTACTGCCTCTTCCAGGATTAGTTCAATTCTCAGAAAAACTAGAGTTTGATGAAGAAATAGTATTACCGTATCTTAAAGATGAGTTATTTAAATTTGATTTAAATAATTATGAGGCTATTGTTTTAGGATGTACCCATTTTTCGTACTATAAAGATATGGTTAGAAAATTAGTGCCTTCAAATGTTAGTATAATTGATGGAAATATTGGTACTGCAAAAAATCTTAAAAGAATTTTGAAAGAAATGAATTTATTGAATGAAGGGCATGGCAATATCACTTTCTATAATTCAGGAATTATAGTCGAGGATAAAGCAGAATTAGATAGGTATAACAGACTATTTAAAAGAATGGATAATATAAACGAATATAATTAA
- a CDS encoding TetR/AcrR family transcriptional regulator, with translation MINLDKISLDKETILNATEEIIRRFGPDKANITDVAKLLKVSHAAIYRYYNGKTDLWNAVTERWLTRLHAPSNNILKEDSPADVKLSNLLESFVEAKHNSAINDPEMFANYIKLAQRSTEVIKKGIEEGINSIEKVIVQGITEGIFFTESPYQEARSVYLATSVFIHPNTFEDPDRKQNIESVINLLIKGLKNSNK, from the coding sequence GTGATAAATTTGGATAAAATATCGCTAGATAAAGAAACGATCCTTAATGCAACAGAAGAAATAATTCGCCGTTTCGGACCAGATAAAGCGAATATCACTGACGTGGCAAAATTATTAAAAGTAAGTCATGCTGCTATTTATAGATATTATAATGGAAAAACAGATCTATGGAACGCTGTTACCGAGCGTTGGCTTACACGTTTGCATGCTCCGTCAAATAACATATTAAAAGAAGATAGTCCTGCAGATGTTAAACTTAGTAATTTACTCGAAAGTTTTGTTGAAGCTAAGCATAACAGTGCTATTAATGATCCGGAAATGTTTGCGAACTACATAAAACTAGCTCAGAGATCAACGGAAGTAATAAAAAAGGGTATAGAAGAGGGAATTAATTCTATTGAGAAGGTTATAGTGCAAGGAATTACAGAGGGTATATTCTTTACAGAATCTCCTTATCAAGAGGCGAGATCTGTATATCTTGCAACCAGCGTTTTTATTCATCCAAACACATTTGAAGATCCTGACCGAAAACAAAACATAGAATCTGTTATAAATCTTCTAATAAAAGGACTTAAGAATTCCAATAAGTAA
- a CDS encoding nitroreductase family protein, producing the protein MEKDNRNLIQVDQSKCTKCGSCSKVCPTDFIGMDENGPKVVGQFCISCGHCVAVCHSAALDNVKTPLANQVELEKTPVLDEDTASNFLRSRRSIREFQNKPVPREKIEQLLNVARFAPTSGNSQGVSYHVIDNPDTLRKITSVAVDWLEEALKHPPYAGSPLEAPFTSHVRHYRETGDDVVLRNAPCLVIPIVHKNSSSMGHDSTLFSLAYAELYATSMGLGSCITGFFDACATAGYKPLLDILNLPENMKVTAGLMVGFPKYTYNRLVDRSPLQVTWGK; encoded by the coding sequence ATGGAAAAAGATAATAGAAATTTGATACAGGTTGATCAATCTAAATGTACTAAGTGTGGAAGCTGCTCCAAAGTCTGTCCAACTGATTTTATAGGTATGGATGAAAATGGGCCAAAGGTAGTAGGACAATTTTGTATCTCCTGTGGGCACTGTGTGGCTGTTTGTCACAGTGCAGCACTTGACAATGTAAAAACACCTTTAGCAAATCAAGTAGAACTAGAAAAAACACCAGTTCTTGACGAAGATACTGCATCTAACTTTCTCCGCAGCAGACGTTCTATTAGGGAATTTCAAAATAAACCAGTTCCTAGAGAAAAGATAGAACAGCTTTTAAATGTTGCCAGGTTTGCGCCAACAAGTGGTAATTCACAAGGAGTTTCCTATCATGTAATTGATAATCCTGATACATTACGCAAAATCACATCAGTTGCTGTTGATTGGTTAGAAGAGGCATTGAAACACCCACCTTATGCTGGATCACCATTAGAAGCACCATTTACCAGTCATGTAAGACACTATCGTGAGACTGGTGATGATGTTGTATTGCGTAATGCTCCTTGTCTAGTGATACCAATAGTTCATAAAAATTCTTCATCAATGGGACATGACAGTACGCTTTTTTCTCTAGCATATGCTGAACTTTATGCGACTTCAATGGGACTTGGAAGTTGCATTACTGGATTTTTTGACGCTTGTGCTACTGCTGGCTATAAACCATTACTTGATATTTTAAATTTACCAGAAAATATGAAGGTTACAGCAGGACTTATGGTCGGCTTTCCAAAATACACTTATAACCGTTTGGTAGATAGAAGCCCATTGCAGGTTACTTGGGGAAAATAA
- a CDS encoding SDR family NAD(P)-dependent oxidoreductase: MLNEMNSNKKTIIITGGNSGLGYECAKNIAKANINNHVILACRNAAKANDAVNSLIKETNNNNITSLELDLASLESVRNFVSKFSKSNYPPLYALVCNAGLIMVDKTHYTKDGFESTFGINHLGHFLLSNMLLEKMTDSGRIVFVSSGTHDPLQKTGIAEPVYENARLLAYPKDANESKNMMTIGQRRYTTSKLCNIYCVYELAERIKEQTNKNITVNAFDPGQMPGTGFSRTFPPLMRFVCDYILPIFTLVRPSANTASKSGKALASLIINPELNEITGKYFKGTREIKTSKLSYNKENRKDLWRTSVELSKLNKDETILKLD; the protein is encoded by the coding sequence ATGTTAAATGAAATGAATTCAAATAAAAAAACAATTATTATAACTGGGGGGAACTCAGGATTAGGTTATGAATGTGCTAAAAACATTGCTAAAGCTAATATTAATAATCATGTTATACTAGCTTGCCGTAATGCAGCTAAAGCAAATGATGCAGTTAATTCACTAATTAAAGAAACAAACAATAACAACATAACTTCTTTGGAACTTGACCTTGCATCCTTAGAATCAGTAAGAAATTTTGTGAGCAAATTTTCAAAATCAAATTATCCACCACTATATGCTTTAGTTTGCAATGCAGGATTAATTATGGTTGATAAAACTCATTATACTAAAGATGGCTTTGAAAGTACCTTTGGAATAAATCATCTTGGACATTTTCTACTATCCAATATGCTGCTAGAAAAGATGACTGATTCAGGTAGAATAGTCTTTGTTAGTAGTGGAACTCATGATCCATTACAAAAAACAGGGATAGCTGAGCCTGTATATGAAAATGCAAGATTATTAGCTTATCCTAAGGATGCTAATGAAAGTAAAAATATGATGACGATTGGTCAACGTCGCTACACAACTTCAAAATTATGCAATATATACTGCGTATATGAGTTAGCCGAAAGAATAAAAGAACAAACTAATAAAAATATTACAGTAAATGCTTTTGATCCTGGACAAATGCCAGGTACAGGGTTTTCACGCACTTTTCCTCCTTTAATGAGATTTGTTTGTGATTATATTCTCCCTATTTTTACTTTAGTTCGTCCAAGTGCTAATACTGCTAGCAAATCAGGTAAAGCATTAGCATCACTCATAATTAATCCTGAACTTAATGAAATTACAGGTAAATATTTTAAAGGCACAAGAGAAATAAAAACTTCGAAGCTTTCCTATAATAAAGAAAATAGAAAAGATTTATGGAGGACAAGCGTTGAATTATCAAAACTAAATAAAGATGAAACAATATTAAAATTAGACTAA